Proteins from one Salinispora arenicola genomic window:
- the ruvA gene encoding Holliday junction branch migration protein RuvA — protein sequence MIASVRGVVTATGPDHAVIEVGGVGLAVQCAPGTIADLRVGQPARLATSLVVREDSLTLYGFADDNAKALFELLQTASGVGPRLAQAVLAVHTPETVRAAIANADTAALTRVPGIGKKGAERLVLELRDRIGPVPVGGDGAAGVTTGAWPEQVRQALVGLGWTAGQAEQAVAAVAETVDGEVPPVPVLLRQAIRLLGRTR from the coding sequence ATGATCGCCAGTGTCCGGGGCGTGGTGACCGCGACCGGTCCCGACCACGCCGTCATCGAGGTCGGTGGGGTGGGCCTGGCGGTGCAGTGCGCCCCCGGCACGATCGCCGATCTACGGGTGGGCCAACCGGCCCGGCTCGCCACCAGTCTGGTCGTCCGGGAGGATTCGCTGACCCTCTACGGGTTCGCCGACGACAACGCCAAGGCCCTGTTCGAGCTGTTGCAGACGGCCAGTGGGGTCGGCCCCCGGCTGGCCCAGGCGGTCCTCGCCGTGCACACCCCGGAAACGGTCCGCGCGGCCATCGCCAACGCCGACACCGCCGCGTTGACCCGGGTACCGGGTATCGGCAAGAAGGGCGCCGAACGTCTCGTGCTGGAGCTGCGCGACCGGATCGGTCCGGTCCCGGTGGGGGGCGACGGGGCGGCCGGCGTCACCACCGGTGCCTGGCCGGAGCAGGTGCGTCAGGCGCTGGTCGGGCTCGGTTGGACGGCGGGGCAGGCGGAGCAGGCTGTTGCCGCCGTGGCGGAGACCGTGGACGGGGAGGTGCCACCGGTGCCGGTCCTGCTCCGGCAGGCGATCCGGCTGCTGGGCCGGACCCGATGA
- the ruvB gene encoding Holliday junction branch migration DNA helicase RuvB: MTGDNLVSAYVSDAERDVEASVRPRRLAEFIAQERVRDQLDLLLQGALRRGSPPDHILLSGPPGLGKTSLANIVAAELGTSIRVTSGPAIERSGDLAAILTSLGEGDVLFIDEIHRIARPAEELLYSAMEDFRVDVVVGKGPGATAIPLDVEPFTLVGATTRAGLLTGPMRDRFGFVAHLDFYSPADLETLLHRSARILGVPITGDGAVEISGRSRGTPRIANRLLRRVRDFAEVRADGVVTREAARAALLVYDVDALGLDRLDRQVLTALVDLFRGGPVGLSTLAVAVGEQPDTVEEVCEPFLVRAGLLARTPRGRVATEAAWRHLGRTPPNGIFGSDTPPASDLFSVEPDQP; the protein is encoded by the coding sequence ATGACGGGTGACAATCTGGTCTCGGCGTATGTGAGCGACGCCGAGCGGGATGTGGAGGCCAGCGTCCGGCCGCGCCGGCTGGCCGAGTTCATCGCCCAGGAGCGGGTCCGCGACCAGCTCGACTTGCTGCTTCAGGGCGCGCTGCGTCGGGGCAGCCCTCCTGATCACATCCTGTTGTCGGGGCCGCCTGGATTGGGCAAGACCAGCCTGGCCAACATCGTCGCCGCCGAGTTGGGCACCAGCATCCGGGTGACCAGCGGCCCGGCGATCGAGCGTTCCGGCGATCTGGCCGCCATCCTGACCAGTCTCGGTGAGGGGGATGTGCTCTTCATCGACGAGATTCACCGGATCGCTCGGCCGGCGGAGGAGCTTCTCTACAGCGCCATGGAGGACTTCCGGGTCGACGTGGTGGTGGGCAAGGGGCCCGGGGCGACCGCCATCCCGCTGGATGTGGAGCCGTTCACCCTGGTCGGCGCAACCACCCGCGCCGGCCTGCTCACCGGCCCCATGCGGGACCGGTTCGGTTTCGTCGCGCACCTGGACTTCTATTCGCCGGCCGACCTGGAGACGCTGCTGCACCGTTCGGCCCGCATCCTCGGGGTGCCGATCACCGGAGACGGTGCGGTCGAGATCTCCGGTCGTTCGCGGGGCACCCCCCGGATCGCGAACCGGCTACTGCGCCGGGTGCGCGACTTCGCCGAGGTGCGGGCCGACGGTGTGGTCACCCGGGAGGCCGCTCGGGCGGCACTGCTCGTGTACGACGTGGACGCGCTGGGGCTGGACCGGCTCGATCGCCAGGTGCTCACCGCGCTCGTGGACTTGTTCCGAGGCGGTCCGGTCGGCCTGTCCACCCTGGCCGTGGCGGTGGGGGAGCAGCCGGACACGGTAGAGGAGGTCTGTGAGCCGTTCCTGGTGCGGGCCGGGCTGCTCGCCCGGACGCCGCGAGGTCGGGTAGCCACCGAGGCTGCCTGGCGCCATCTGGGGCGTACGCCCCCGAATGGTATATTTGGATCGGATACCCCTCCCGCGTCCGACCTGTTCTCGGTGGAGCCCGATCAGCCGTGA
- the ruvC gene encoding crossover junction endodeoxyribonuclease RuvC encodes MRVLGIDPGLTRCGVGVVEGVPGRPCTLIAYHVVRTDPDDELPLRLLHLDRSLTALVAEHRPDGVAVERVFSQHNVRTVMGTAQASGVAVLAGARAGIPVQTYTPSEVKAAVTGSGQADKAQMTAMVTRLLRLSEPPRPADAADALALAICHVWRGGTRSRLAAAADRARRGGGR; translated from the coding sequence GTGCGCGTGCTCGGCATCGACCCGGGGCTGACCCGGTGCGGGGTCGGCGTGGTCGAGGGCGTGCCGGGGCGTCCCTGCACGTTGATCGCCTACCACGTCGTGCGCACCGACCCTGATGACGAGTTGCCGCTGCGTCTGCTGCATCTGGACCGGTCGCTGACGGCCCTGGTGGCCGAGCATCGGCCGGACGGCGTGGCCGTCGAGCGGGTGTTCAGCCAGCACAACGTCCGCACGGTGATGGGCACGGCGCAGGCCAGCGGGGTCGCCGTGCTCGCCGGGGCCCGGGCCGGGATTCCCGTGCAGACCTACACACCGAGCGAGGTGAAGGCGGCGGTGACCGGCTCCGGCCAGGCCGACAAGGCGCAGATGACCGCGATGGTGACCCGGCTGCTGCGGCTGTCCGAGCCGCCCCGCCCGGCGGACGCCGCAGATGCCCTGGCCCTGGCCATCTGTCACGTGTGGCGCGGCGGTACCCGTTCGAGGCTGGCCGCCGCCGCCGATCGGGCACGACGAGGAGGAGGACGATGA
- the secD gene encoding protein translocase subunit SecD, whose product MRPGRQLAVLGFIFVVLYLLVFFGGGASGSWQDRLEPKLGLDLVGGTRLTLEATNTVDGQAPTAENLEEARQIIENRVNAFGVAEAEVVTEGDRNIVISLPGENRDLTEVGSAAELRFRKVLNAADGSGAAANPAPSPTATPSASPSGSPSPSGSASPSATGSASPAPSGSVQVTASPSGGQGGGAPAPTPTGTPSPSPSVTPSPSVTPSPSVTPSPSGSATPAPASVEDQRAAVEQKVGATAWGAANALQSPADLATDPSLVEKLKPFASLDGREVAVLPATMQFNVPQITCDQLDDRPPASISAADQQVVACEYSTVKYLLDQAKVLGTDVDDANAVLDQTSQWVVTLDFTSSGQENWTALTGEAFHNEGQACDANALGDTGKCRVAVVLDNEVVSSPEIQGVLTGNSQITGNFTQQDASDLASTLRYGALPVTFEPQAQQNVTATLGASHLRAGLLAAGIGMLLVIIYSFFYYRLLGSVIFLSLVLSALLVFGALIVLGRQIGFTLTLAGIAGMIVSLGVAADSFVIYFERLKDEIREGRSPRSAVSRAWIRARRTIISANAITLMSAVVLYIVSVGVVKGFAFALGLATVLDLVVVFLFRHPIMTMFARTRAFLSPRVSGLGRALPARTESAQPRNPRAKEA is encoded by the coding sequence ATGCGCCCCGGGCGGCAGCTCGCCGTGCTCGGGTTCATCTTCGTGGTCCTCTACCTTCTGGTGTTCTTCGGAGGCGGCGCGAGTGGCAGCTGGCAGGACCGGCTTGAGCCCAAGCTCGGTCTCGACCTGGTTGGCGGCACCCGGCTGACGCTGGAGGCGACCAACACCGTCGACGGCCAGGCGCCGACCGCGGAGAACCTCGAGGAGGCCCGGCAGATCATCGAGAACCGGGTCAACGCGTTCGGGGTCGCCGAGGCCGAGGTGGTCACCGAGGGCGACCGGAACATCGTGATCTCCCTTCCTGGTGAGAACCGTGACCTGACCGAGGTCGGCAGCGCCGCTGAGCTGCGCTTCCGGAAGGTACTCAACGCGGCGGACGGGAGTGGTGCGGCAGCGAACCCGGCGCCGAGCCCGACCGCCACGCCCTCAGCCTCGCCGTCCGGTTCCCCCTCGCCGTCCGGTTCCGCTTCGCCTTCCGCGACCGGGAGCGCCTCGCCCGCCCCGTCGGGGAGTGTCCAGGTCACGGCCTCGCCGAGTGGTGGCCAGGGCGGTGGTGCACCGGCACCGACCCCGACCGGTACCCCCTCGCCCTCGCCCAGCGTGACGCCCTCGCCGAGCGTGACGCCTTCGCCCAGCGTGACGCCTTCGCCGAGCGGCAGCGCCACCCCGGCGCCAGCCAGTGTCGAGGACCAGCGCGCGGCGGTCGAGCAGAAGGTGGGCGCGACCGCCTGGGGAGCAGCCAACGCGCTCCAGTCGCCGGCCGATCTGGCCACCGACCCGTCGCTGGTGGAGAAGCTCAAGCCGTTCGCGTCGCTCGACGGCCGTGAGGTCGCGGTGCTGCCGGCCACGATGCAGTTCAACGTCCCGCAGATCACCTGCGACCAGCTCGACGACCGACCGCCGGCGTCGATCTCCGCCGCCGACCAGCAGGTCGTCGCCTGTGAGTACAGCACCGTCAAGTACCTGCTCGACCAGGCCAAGGTCCTGGGCACCGACGTCGACGACGCCAACGCCGTGCTCGACCAGACCAGCCAGTGGGTGGTCACCCTGGACTTCACCAGCTCGGGCCAGGAGAACTGGACCGCGCTGACCGGCGAGGCGTTCCACAACGAGGGCCAGGCATGTGACGCGAACGCGCTCGGGGACACCGGCAAGTGCCGCGTCGCCGTCGTGCTGGACAACGAGGTCGTGTCGTCACCGGAGATCCAGGGTGTGCTGACCGGCAACTCACAGATCACCGGTAACTTCACGCAGCAGGACGCCAGCGACCTGGCGAGCACGTTGCGCTACGGTGCGTTGCCGGTGACCTTCGAGCCGCAGGCGCAGCAGAACGTCACCGCCACCCTGGGCGCCAGCCACCTGCGGGCCGGGCTGCTTGCGGCCGGTATCGGCATGCTGCTGGTCATCATCTACTCGTTCTTCTACTACCGGCTGCTCGGCTCGGTGATCTTCCTGAGCCTGGTGCTGTCGGCGCTGCTCGTGTTCGGCGCGCTGATCGTGCTCGGCCGGCAGATCGGGTTCACCCTCACCCTCGCCGGGATCGCCGGAATGATCGTCTCGCTCGGTGTGGCGGCGGACTCCTTCGTCATCTACTTCGAGCGGCTCAAGGACGAGATCCGAGAAGGGCGCAGCCCCCGCAGCGCGGTGTCACGGGCGTGGATTCGCGCCCGTCGGACGATCATCTCCGCCAACGCGATCACCCTGATGTCCGCGGTGGTGCTCTACATCGTCTCGGTCGGCGTGGTCAAGGGCTTCGCGTTCGCGTTGGGCCTCGCCACGGTCCTCGACCTGGTGGTGGTGTTCCTCTTCCGACACCCGATCATGACGATGTTCGCCCGTACCCGGGCGTTCCTGTCCCCGCGGGTCAGTGGCCTCGGCCGGGCCCTGCCGGCCCGGACAGAGTCCGCCCAGCCCCGCAATCCGCGCGCGAAGGAGGCCTGA
- a CDS encoding adenine phosphoribosyltransferase, with amino-acid sequence MTETHTTEVRGDSGRAVAERVASRVLDVPDFPKPGVMFKDLMPLFADGDTFREVIDGIVRHYGRDSFDAVVGIEARGFVVAAAIAYAAGVGVVPVRKAGKLPRVAYSASYALEYGEATLEVHQDAFTAGHRVLVVDDVLATGGTAQATLDLVERAGGTVAGFTVLLELGFLGGRERLAPRAVHALLTV; translated from the coding sequence GTGACGGAGACCCACACCACCGAGGTACGGGGGGACAGCGGCCGTGCGGTGGCCGAACGGGTGGCCAGCCGGGTGCTGGACGTACCGGACTTCCCGAAACCCGGTGTCATGTTCAAGGACCTGATGCCGCTCTTCGCTGACGGTGACACCTTCCGCGAGGTGATCGACGGCATCGTGCGGCACTACGGGCGGGATTCCTTCGACGCCGTGGTCGGGATCGAGGCCCGCGGTTTCGTGGTCGCGGCCGCGATCGCGTACGCCGCCGGCGTCGGAGTGGTCCCGGTGCGCAAGGCGGGCAAGCTGCCCCGGGTCGCGTACTCGGCCTCGTACGCTCTCGAGTACGGCGAGGCGACCCTGGAGGTGCACCAGGATGCCTTCACGGCCGGGCACCGGGTGCTGGTGGTGGATGACGTGCTTGCCACCGGCGGCACCGCCCAGGCAACCCTTGACCTGGTCGAGCGGGCCGGCGGCACGGTGGCCGGCTTCACCGTCCTGCTGGAACTGGGTTTTCTCGGTGGTCGCGAACGGCTGGCGCCGCGCGCGGTCCATGCCCTGTTGACCGTTTGA
- a CDS encoding helix-turn-helix domain-containing protein — translation MAVMSSPVEFLELLAREAAAVEFEGPLVAARAAGLPPERLAELEHARTVALRVRALLERRRRRESELSGLYDTVSDLAGLRDLDDVLRAIVHRARNLLGADVAYMTLNDDRHGDTYMRVTDGSVSARFQRLRLPMGAGLGGLVAQSGAPYVTANYPEDDRFHHTREIDAGVGEEGLVAILGVPLRLGSISIGVLYAANRSARPFAREEVALLVSLAAHATVAIDNARLLAETRSALVELSAANTTIQAHSASVERAAAAHDRMTALVLRGGGVEEVAAAVPEVLGGALLALDAEGRLLARVGEIDEPKRADIAAAVAASRTEGRSVRRGPLWYAAVVAGTENLGALVLRPDDELVDADQRILERAALVTALLLLFRRTVAEAEGRVRGELLDDLIAHPRRDADALRDRARRLDVDLDAAHVLVCVDDGAIAATGSSRQRTLSWAATYASTRGGLAAARNGRVVLMLPGTDAGGAARAVARDLSRVTGQPVTAGGGGPATGPASLAATFHEAERCLTALGALGRAGQGAGTDELGFVGLLLGSVGAGGDRDVSRFLTDTLGPVVDYDARRGTALVRTLEAYFGVGGSLTRAAERLHVHVNTVTQRLERVGHLLGADWQRPERALEVQLALRLHRLSRPAG, via the coding sequence ATGGCCGTCATGTCGTCGCCGGTGGAGTTCCTGGAACTGCTCGCCCGCGAAGCCGCAGCGGTGGAGTTCGAGGGACCGCTGGTGGCCGCCCGCGCCGCCGGACTGCCCCCGGAGCGGCTGGCCGAGCTGGAGCACGCCAGGACGGTCGCGTTGCGGGTCCGGGCACTGCTGGAACGCCGGCGGCGCCGGGAAAGTGAGCTGTCCGGGCTGTACGACACGGTCAGCGACCTGGCCGGGCTGCGCGATCTGGACGACGTGCTGCGGGCGATCGTGCACCGCGCCCGCAACCTGCTGGGCGCCGACGTCGCGTACATGACGCTCAACGACGACCGGCACGGCGACACCTACATGCGGGTCACCGACGGCTCGGTGTCCGCCCGGTTCCAACGGCTGCGACTGCCGATGGGCGCCGGCCTCGGTGGCCTGGTCGCCCAGTCCGGCGCCCCGTACGTCACGGCCAACTATCCGGAGGACGACCGGTTCCACCACACCCGGGAGATCGACGCCGGGGTCGGTGAGGAGGGCCTGGTGGCCATCCTCGGGGTGCCGCTGCGGCTCGGCTCGATCTCGATCGGCGTGCTCTACGCGGCCAACCGCTCGGCGCGGCCGTTCGCCCGGGAGGAGGTGGCGCTGCTGGTGTCGCTGGCCGCGCACGCCACGGTGGCGATCGACAATGCCCGGCTGCTCGCCGAGACCCGCTCGGCGTTGGTGGAGCTGTCGGCGGCCAACACCACCATCCAGGCGCACAGCGCGTCGGTGGAGCGGGCCGCCGCGGCGCACGACCGGATGACCGCGCTGGTGCTGCGCGGCGGCGGGGTGGAGGAGGTCGCCGCCGCCGTGCCGGAGGTGCTCGGCGGCGCCCTGCTGGCCCTGGACGCCGAGGGCCGGCTCCTGGCCCGGGTCGGCGAGATCGACGAACCGAAGCGGGCGGACATCGCGGCGGCGGTGGCCGCGTCCCGGACCGAGGGGCGCAGCGTGCGCCGAGGTCCGTTGTGGTATGCCGCCGTGGTCGCCGGCACCGAGAACCTGGGCGCGTTGGTGCTCCGCCCGGACGACGAGCTGGTCGACGCCGACCAGCGGATCCTGGAGCGGGCCGCCCTGGTCACCGCACTGCTGCTGCTGTTTCGGCGGACCGTCGCCGAGGCGGAGGGGCGGGTCCGCGGCGAACTGCTCGACGATCTGATCGCCCACCCGAGGCGCGACGCCGACGCGCTCCGCGACCGGGCCCGCCGACTCGACGTGGACCTCGACGCCGCGCATGTGCTGGTCTGCGTTGACGACGGTGCGATCGCCGCGACCGGTTCGAGCCGGCAACGGACACTCTCCTGGGCCGCCACGTACGCCTCCACCCGGGGCGGGCTGGCCGCGGCACGGAACGGGCGGGTGGTGCTGATGCTGCCCGGCACGGACGCGGGCGGCGCCGCCCGCGCGGTGGCGCGGGACCTGTCGCGGGTGACCGGCCAGCCGGTGACCGCCGGGGGCGGCGGTCCCGCCACCGGTCCGGCCTCGCTGGCAGCGACCTTCCACGAGGCGGAGCGCTGCCTGACCGCGCTCGGCGCGCTGGGACGAGCCGGGCAGGGCGCCGGGACCGACGAGTTGGGCTTCGTCGGGTTGCTGCTGGGCTCGGTCGGTGCCGGCGGCGACCGCGACGTGTCCCGATTCCTGACCGACACCCTGGGGCCGGTGGTCGACTACGACGCCCGCCGGGGCACCGCCCTGGTGCGCACGCTGGAGGCGTACTTCGGGGTGGGCGGCAGCCTGACCCGTGCGGCGGAACGGCTGCACGTGCACGTCAACACGGTCACCCAACGGCTGGAACGGGTGGGTCACCTCCTCGGCGCCGACTGGCAGCGACCGGAGCGCGCCCTCGAGGTGCAGCTCGCCCTCCGGTTGCACCGGCTCAGCCGCCCGGCCGGCTGA
- the yajC gene encoding preprotein translocase subunit YajC has protein sequence MLYAQESGGAGGFTPILMIVLLFGVMYFMMIRPQQKRRREATAMQSSLGHGDEVVTIGGLYGTVVGVDDETVLLEVAPGVQSRYARPAIARVVTKAEQPAEPAADDADVVKD, from the coding sequence GTGCTTTACGCACAAGAGTCCGGCGGAGCCGGCGGGTTTACGCCCATCCTCATGATCGTTCTGCTGTTCGGTGTCATGTACTTCATGATGATCCGTCCGCAGCAGAAGCGGCGCCGTGAGGCGACGGCCATGCAGTCCTCCCTGGGGCACGGTGACGAGGTCGTCACCATCGGCGGGCTCTACGGCACCGTCGTTGGCGTGGATGACGAGACGGTGCTGCTGGAGGTCGCTCCGGGCGTGCAGTCTCGCTACGCCCGCCCCGCGATCGCGCGCGTCGTCACCAAGGCGGAGCAGCCCGCCGAGCCGGCGGCCGACGACGCGGATGTCGTCAAGGACTGA
- a CDS encoding 3-hydroxybutyrate dehydrogenase, producing the protein MTADPRTTPHVVQVDLTGRTALVTGGGSGIGRTCARRLGAAGATVVVVDRDLAAARAVAAEVGGRAVGVDLADPEAVDRLDTNVDIVVNNAGLQHVAPVEEFAVERFEHLHRVMVQAPFLVIRRALPHMYAERWGRIVNISSVHGLRASPYKAAYVSAKHALEGLSKVVALEGAGHGVTANCISPAYVRTALVQDQIVDQAAIHGISETEVVEKIMLARAAIKRLIEPEEVAELVAYLCSPPAAFITGASIALDGGWTAN; encoded by the coding sequence ATGACGGCAGATCCCAGGACGACCCCCCACGTCGTACAGGTCGATCTCACCGGCCGGACCGCCCTGGTGACCGGGGGCGGGAGCGGCATCGGACGGACGTGCGCGCGGCGGCTGGGCGCGGCCGGCGCAACGGTGGTCGTGGTGGACCGTGACCTCGCCGCGGCCCGGGCGGTCGCCGCCGAGGTGGGCGGCCGGGCCGTGGGCGTCGACCTGGCGGACCCGGAGGCGGTCGACCGCCTCGACACCAACGTCGACATCGTGGTGAACAACGCCGGACTCCAGCACGTCGCCCCGGTCGAGGAGTTCGCCGTGGAACGCTTCGAACACCTGCATCGGGTGATGGTCCAGGCCCCGTTCCTCGTCATCCGCCGGGCCCTGCCACACATGTACGCCGAACGGTGGGGGCGCATCGTCAACATCTCCTCGGTACACGGGCTGCGCGCCTCGCCGTACAAGGCGGCGTATGTGTCGGCGAAACACGCGCTGGAGGGGCTGTCCAAGGTGGTGGCGCTGGAGGGCGCCGGGCACGGGGTGACGGCCAACTGCATCAGCCCGGCGTACGTGCGCACCGCGCTGGTGCAGGACCAGATCGTGGACCAGGCCGCCATCCACGGCATCTCGGAGACCGAGGTCGTCGAGAAGATCATGCTGGCTCGGGCGGCCATCAAGCGGCTGATCGAACCGGAGGAGGTGGCCGAGTTGGTGGCGTACCTGTGCTCACCACCGGCGGCGTTCATCACCGGTGCGTCCATCGCGCTCGACGGAGGCTGGACGGCGAACTAG
- the secF gene encoding protein translocase subunit SecF, which yields MAGAGLASRLYRGEAGLDIVGRRRVWFSVAATLAMISVLSFAFLRFDLGIEFAGGNSIQVPASIGTLEQAEETVDAALAAEGGGAEVVTAQKVGGTGDDFYEMRTSQLSAEQANAVKAAVAQEFGIPVGDVGGEQVSQAWGSQVTERAVLGLVIFLVLVMVYLVLRFEWRMAVGAVASLLMNLILTAGIYSLVGFEVTPSTVVGFLTILGFALYDVVVVFDKVQENTRGITANNNQTYGEAANLAINQSLMRSLNTSIVALLPVGGLLFIGAGLFGAGTLKDLGLVLFVGMAVAFFSSITLATPLLVLLKNQEPRIQAHNKRVLARRAALERGESSAKNAPRPVESPAEQIDPETAALAGAAPRVGARPAGKRPSGGRGGRSGGGGNRPGGKRR from the coding sequence ATGGCCGGTGCTGGTCTCGCAAGCCGCCTCTACCGTGGTGAGGCCGGTCTCGACATTGTCGGGCGCCGCAGGGTGTGGTTCAGCGTGGCCGCGACGCTGGCCATGATCTCGGTGCTGAGCTTCGCGTTCCTGCGTTTCGACCTTGGCATCGAGTTCGCCGGCGGTAACTCGATCCAGGTGCCCGCCAGCATCGGCACCCTGGAGCAGGCCGAGGAGACGGTCGACGCGGCGCTGGCCGCCGAGGGCGGCGGCGCGGAGGTGGTGACCGCGCAGAAGGTCGGCGGCACCGGTGACGACTTCTACGAGATGCGCACGTCGCAGCTCAGCGCGGAGCAGGCCAACGCGGTCAAGGCGGCGGTGGCCCAGGAGTTCGGCATCCCGGTCGGCGACGTCGGCGGCGAGCAGGTGAGTCAGGCGTGGGGCAGCCAGGTCACCGAGCGGGCGGTGCTCGGTCTGGTGATCTTCCTCGTGCTGGTGATGGTCTATCTGGTTCTGCGATTCGAGTGGCGGATGGCGGTCGGTGCCGTCGCCTCCCTGCTGATGAACCTGATCCTCACCGCCGGCATCTACTCGCTGGTCGGCTTCGAGGTGACCCCGTCGACCGTGGTCGGTTTCCTCACCATTCTGGGCTTCGCGCTCTACGACGTGGTGGTGGTCTTCGACAAGGTCCAGGAGAACACCCGCGGTATCACCGCGAACAACAACCAGACGTACGGCGAGGCAGCCAACCTGGCTATCAACCAGAGCCTCATGCGGTCGCTGAACACCTCGATCGTGGCCCTGCTCCCGGTCGGTGGTCTGTTGTTCATCGGCGCCGGCCTGTTCGGTGCGGGCACCCTGAAGGACCTCGGCCTGGTGCTGTTCGTCGGTATGGCGGTGGCGTTCTTCTCCTCGATCACCCTGGCCACTCCGCTGCTGGTGCTGCTGAAGAACCAGGAGCCGCGCATCCAGGCGCACAACAAGCGGGTGCTGGCCCGCCGGGCCGCGCTCGAGCGCGGCGAAAGTTCGGCGAAGAACGCACCCCGCCCGGTGGAGAGCCCCGCCGAGCAGATCGATCCGGAGACGGCCGCGTTGGCCGGCGCTGCCCCGAGAGTGGGGGCGCGGCCAGCCGGTAAGCGGCCGTCCGGCGGTCGGGGCGGGCGCTCCGGCGGCGGTGGCAACCGTCCGGGCGGCAAGCGGCGCTGA